A genomic window from Candidatus Pelagisphaera phototrophica includes:
- a CDS encoding AAA family ATPase gives MEGGYPVIIDAAPLKAEQRAGFRALASIKRIPYTILEFSFPESKPRHRIKNQTHGASDADLTVLEHQMAAAQKLGPDETPHAMRLDKERLQIY, from the coding sequence ATTGAAGGCGGGTATCCAGTGATCATCGATGCCGCGCCCCTTAAGGCGGAGCAGCGGGCGGGCTTCCGGGCACTTGCGTCAATCAAACGCATTCCCTATACGATCCTTGAATTCAGTTTCCCAGAATCCAAACCGAGGCACCGAATCAAAAACCAAACCCATGGAGCCTCCGATGCTGACTTAACCGTCTTGGAACACCAGATGGCGGCGGCACAAAAGCTAGGGCCGGACGAAACTCCTCATGCCATGCGCTTGGATAAAGAACGATTACAAATATATTAA
- a CDS encoding alpha/beta fold hydrolase, protein MSSQTTELPSNIAAHYPFIAKRKRLSCGFEMSYLDEGEGHPVIMVHGNPTWSFFYRDVVQTLKGNFRCIVPDHIGCGLSEKPKRGYRYTLDQRIRDLNELVEYLGVDRFDLVVHDWGGAIGIGMALQRISSLRRLAVLNTAAFVDSRIPRSISVCRFPLLGKLIVQGFNGFAGPATRMAVSKKALAESVKRGYLFPYRSWSSRKAVYEFVKDIPMHITHRSFGRLVKIENGLLKLRDIPVALFWGGKDFCFHDHFMNRWKRFLPQATVIHYANAGHYILEDEKESVCVGIQEFVSYDEDGIPDTPLA, encoded by the coding sequence GTGAGCAGTCAAACCACAGAGCTTCCTTCCAATATCGCTGCTCACTATCCGTTTATTGCAAAACGGAAACGTTTGTCCTGCGGGTTTGAAATGAGCTATCTCGATGAGGGTGAGGGACATCCCGTCATTATGGTTCATGGCAACCCGACCTGGTCCTTCTTTTACCGAGATGTGGTACAGACGTTGAAAGGAAATTTCCGTTGCATTGTTCCCGATCATATAGGCTGTGGACTTTCCGAAAAACCAAAACGCGGATACCGCTACACCTTGGACCAGCGCATCAGGGATCTTAATGAATTGGTTGAATACTTAGGAGTCGATCGATTTGATTTGGTGGTTCATGACTGGGGTGGAGCGATTGGAATCGGAATGGCGTTGCAGCGGATATCCAGCCTGAGGCGATTGGCTGTTCTGAATACCGCTGCTTTTGTTGACTCGAGAATTCCAAGAAGTATCTCGGTGTGCCGATTTCCTTTGCTGGGCAAGCTGATCGTGCAGGGATTCAATGGTTTTGCGGGACCGGCTACAAGAATGGCGGTTTCAAAGAAGGCCCTAGCAGAATCAGTCAAGCGAGGGTATTTGTTCCCCTATCGAAGTTGGTCGAGTCGCAAGGCAGTCTACGAATTTGTGAAAGACATACCCATGCACATAACCCATCGGAGTTTCGGCCGTCTGGTGAAGATCGAGAATGGCCTATTGAAATTGAGGGATATTCCGGTCGCTCTCTTTTGGGGAGGAAAGGACTTTTGTTTCCATGATCATTTTATGAATCGTTGGAAACGGTTTTTGCCTCAAGCGACGGTGATTCACTATGCGAATGCCGGTCACTATATTCTTGAAGACGAAAAAGAAAGCGTCTGCGTCGGTATTCAGGAGTTTGTTTCCTATGATGAGGACGGGATTCCGGATACGCCGTTAGCGTGA
- a CDS encoding 3-oxoacyl-ACP synthase III yields the protein MHIKSTVIDSLAYVAPPEVWTSTDIEEKLKPLYDRLHLPEGRLELMTGIRERRFWNNAIRPSEASAEAGKKALEKSGIPPDQIEVCIHSSVSRDMLEPATASFAHRLMGLSPNVQVMDVSNACLGFLNSLTLLSAMIDSGQVKSGIVVSGENGKPLLERTIQLLLERELTRKTIKPYFANLTIGAGAVAAVVCHESLSPNGHRLLGGACLADTSSNDLCQGDSNAEGLGYEMQTDSEEMLHAGVNLAKRTWDSFKSELNWENDNADRVICHQVGSAHQKLLFDTLGLDNKKDYSSFQTFGNTGSAALPITLAKAEEDGFVKKGDQVAMLGIGSGLNCLMLGAEW from the coding sequence GTGCATATTAAGTCGACAGTTATTGATTCTCTTGCCTACGTGGCTCCGCCTGAAGTTTGGACTAGCACGGACATTGAGGAGAAACTGAAGCCGCTTTACGACAGGTTGCACCTGCCGGAGGGGCGATTGGAGTTGATGACGGGTATACGGGAGCGCCGTTTTTGGAATAATGCGATTAGGCCTTCCGAGGCCAGTGCGGAGGCGGGAAAAAAGGCTTTAGAGAAGAGCGGAATTCCTCCAGACCAGATTGAAGTTTGTATCCATAGTTCTGTGAGCCGTGACATGCTCGAACCGGCTACCGCATCTTTTGCTCATCGTTTGATGGGGCTGAGTCCCAATGTGCAGGTGATGGATGTCTCGAACGCCTGCCTTGGATTTTTGAATTCGCTAACGCTGTTATCAGCGATGATCGATTCGGGTCAGGTCAAGAGCGGGATCGTGGTATCTGGGGAAAATGGAAAACCGCTGCTTGAGAGAACGATTCAGTTGTTGCTTGAACGTGAGCTGACCAGAAAGACGATTAAGCCCTATTTTGCCAACTTGACGATTGGAGCAGGGGCGGTGGCCGCGGTGGTTTGCCATGAATCGCTCTCGCCTAACGGACACCGTTTGCTGGGCGGCGCTTGTTTGGCGGATACCTCTAGCAACGACCTTTGCCAAGGTGATTCCAACGCGGAAGGGCTTGGCTATGAGATGCAGACGGATTCGGAGGAAATGCTCCATGCGGGCGTAAACTTGGCAAAGCGTACCTGGGATTCGTTCAAGTCGGAGTTGAATTGGGAAAATGACAATGCAGATCGGGTCATCTGTCACCAAGTGGGAAGTGCTCATCAAAAATTGCTTTTCGATACTCTTGGTCTGGACAATAAGAAAGACTATTCTTCCTTCCAGACTTTTGGAAACACGGGATCAGCGGCACTTCCGATCACCTTGGCGAAGGCGGAGGAAGATGGCTTTGTCAAAAAAGGTGACCAAGTTGCGATGCTAGGCATTGGCAGTGGACTAAATTGCCTCATGCTAGGAGCGGAATGGTAG
- a CDS encoding enoyl-ACP reductase FabI, which produces MSFLGLENKTVLVMGVANRKSVAWFAAKTLEEAGATVIYSVRSQARKETSAKLLSGKSVYVCDVENPEEVKALAADVARDHGKIDGIVHSIAFANYSDGFKPFHETKREDYLQATAISSFSLVEISNAFKPVLTDDASVVAISISSLTITAENYGYMSPIKASLDSSVRYLAKSFSKDTRVRFNSVNPGTLKTSASAGIPGYLESYLYSEKLTFRKVALHTQEVANAVAFLISNRSSGMNGTSLVMDAGMGINYFDEEVVRLTMRPEDKGKV; this is translated from the coding sequence ATGAGCTTTCTTGGACTAGAAAATAAGACTGTGCTCGTCATGGGTGTCGCAAACCGGAAGAGTGTTGCTTGGTTTGCGGCGAAAACTCTGGAGGAAGCAGGGGCGACAGTTATTTATTCGGTCCGTTCCCAAGCCCGCAAAGAAACTTCGGCGAAACTTTTGAGCGGCAAGTCGGTTTACGTTTGCGATGTTGAGAACCCAGAAGAAGTCAAGGCCTTGGCGGCAGACGTGGCTCGAGACCATGGGAAAATTGATGGAATAGTCCATTCGATTGCCTTCGCGAACTATAGTGATGGGTTTAAGCCTTTTCACGAAACGAAGCGGGAAGACTATCTTCAAGCGACCGCGATATCCAGTTTTTCATTGGTTGAGATCTCGAACGCGTTTAAACCCGTTCTTACTGACGATGCCTCAGTAGTGGCGATTAGCATATCATCACTAACGATCACAGCAGAAAATTATGGATACATGTCTCCGATTAAGGCATCCTTGGATTCCTCGGTGCGCTATCTGGCTAAATCCTTTAGCAAGGATACGCGAGTCCGTTTTAACTCTGTCAATCCGGGCACGCTTAAGACGAGCGCTTCGGCGGGAATACCGGGTTATCTGGAAAGTTATCTCTACAGCGAAAAACTGACCTTTCGCAAAGTGGCGCTCCACACCCAGGAAGTCGCAAATGCAGTGGCGTTTTTGATCAGTAATCGCTCAAGTGGAATGAACGGCACCAGCTTGGTCATGGATGCGGGAATGGGGATCAACTATTTTGATGAAGAGGTGGTTAGGTTGACGATGAGACCGGAGGATAAAGGGAAAGTATAG
- a CDS encoding 3-hydroxyacyl-ACP dehydratase FabZ family protein translates to MATDEILQAIPHRPPFLFVDEVVEQSVDSLTAKKHVDASEAFFEGHYPGNPIMPGVLISEAVFQTGAIFLTRLLAEELESDSDMVPVLTKIVDARFRSIVRPGDDLYITVKLKEKAGRFIFMAGGVKNGEGKRVMNVNFSVALAKAEQKE, encoded by the coding sequence ATGGCAACAGACGAAATTCTGCAAGCGATCCCGCACCGACCTCCTTTTCTATTTGTTGACGAGGTTGTCGAGCAGTCTGTGGATTCGTTGACCGCGAAAAAGCATGTCGATGCGAGTGAGGCTTTTTTTGAAGGGCACTACCCGGGCAACCCGATTATGCCGGGAGTTTTGATTTCGGAAGCCGTCTTCCAAACGGGAGCGATATTCCTGACTCGTTTGCTGGCGGAGGAGCTAGAGAGCGATTCGGATATGGTGCCGGTATTGACGAAGATTGTGGATGCTCGTTTCAGGAGCATCGTGCGTCCGGGGGACGATCTTTATATTACCGTCAAGCTCAAAGAGAAAGCAGGACGTTTCATTTTCATGGCCGGAGGCGTTAAGAACGGAGAAGGAAAGCGCGTGATGAATGTGAACTTCAGCGTCGCCTTAGCCAAGGCGGAGCAAAAGGAATGA
- a CDS encoding phytoene desaturase family protein has protein sequence MGKDWLEGVKDEYDVVVIGSGLGGLTSANVLAKCGHSVLLLEHHYQYGGLATWFKRPGRHIFDISLHGFPYGMVKSCRKYWTREIADSIHQLKDVRFINPQFDVWTTFDREDFTNILVDNFELSRAEVEAFYVHLRQMNFYDDDQRTTGEMFEEFFPGRDDVHRLLLEPIAYANGSTLDDPAITFGIVFSNFMSKGVFTFQGGTDVLIGKMVEEMKRNGVELRKNVLVSEVLTEDGPSGTSVTGAVVSGRERSGEFGNRRTICCKAVVSNANIVSTVKRLVGENRFSKEYIDELDAVRINSSSCQVYMGIKAGETIPNIGDLVFTSDAERFSSEELVDFKTTSRTFSVYYPETRPGSERYTVVASLNGKYADWNRLSADEYQAHKERLIEESIVALERYIPDVRSKIDYLDAATPRTIHYYTRHPGGTSFGTKFEGLRCSMELPDQIHGLYHAGSVGIIMSGWLGTMNYGVIIANKVDKQLVTARNRDKAKEVHVA, from the coding sequence ATGGGCAAAGACTGGCTAGAAGGGGTCAAGGACGAGTACGATGTCGTAGTGATTGGCAGCGGACTGGGTGGCTTGACGAGCGCCAACGTCCTCGCGAAATGCGGGCATTCTGTCCTGTTGCTCGAGCACCATTACCAGTACGGGGGGCTTGCGACCTGGTTCAAGCGTCCCGGAAGGCACATTTTCGATATTTCGCTTCACGGATTTCCCTATGGGATGGTGAAGTCCTGCCGTAAATACTGGACTCGGGAAATTGCAGACTCGATCCACCAATTGAAGGATGTGCGGTTCATAAACCCTCAGTTTGATGTTTGGACCACTTTTGACCGGGAAGATTTTACGAACATATTGGTAGACAATTTTGAGCTTTCACGGGCTGAGGTAGAGGCGTTTTACGTTCATTTGCGGCAGATGAACTTCTACGATGACGACCAACGAACGACCGGTGAAATGTTTGAAGAGTTCTTTCCCGGCAGAGACGATGTCCATCGTCTTTTACTAGAGCCGATTGCTTATGCCAACGGTTCTACTTTGGATGACCCGGCCATCACCTTTGGCATCGTTTTCTCGAACTTTATGAGCAAGGGCGTCTTCACTTTCCAAGGGGGAACGGATGTCCTGATCGGGAAGATGGTGGAAGAGATGAAGCGCAATGGGGTCGAGCTCCGTAAGAATGTGCTTGTCTCAGAGGTTCTCACCGAAGACGGGCCAAGCGGAACCTCAGTTACGGGAGCAGTTGTTTCTGGCAGAGAGCGAAGTGGTGAGTTTGGCAATCGTCGTACGATTTGCTGCAAGGCCGTCGTTTCGAACGCAAATATCGTCAGTACGGTCAAGCGCCTCGTCGGGGAAAATAGATTTTCGAAAGAATACATTGATGAATTGGACGCGGTCCGCATCAACTCCAGCTCTTGCCAAGTTTACATGGGTATAAAGGCGGGCGAAACGATTCCCAACATTGGAGATCTTGTATTCACTTCGGATGCAGAACGCTTTTCGAGCGAGGAGCTAGTTGACTTCAAAACGACGAGCCGAACGTTTTCCGTTTATTACCCAGAGACTCGCCCTGGGTCGGAGCGGTATACGGTCGTCGCGTCATTGAATGGCAAATACGCTGATTGGAACCGGTTGTCAGCGGATGAATACCAAGCTCATAAGGAGCGATTGATCGAGGAGTCGATTGTCGCTTTGGAGAGGTATATCCCGGATGTGCGATCCAAGATTGACTATCTCGACGCAGCGACCCCTCGGACCATTCACTACTATACACGACATCCTGGAGGTACTTCGTTTGGAACGAAATTTGAAGGATTGAGGTGCTCAATGGAATTGCCCGACCAGATTCATGGGTTGTACCACGCGGGCTCGGTTGGAATTATTATGTCTGGCTGGCTAGGCACCATGAACTACGGGGTAATCATCGCCAACAAAGTGGACAAACAACTGGTAACGGCCAGAAATCGGGACAAAGCCAAAGAAGTGCACGTTGCTTAA
- a CDS encoding peptidylprolyl isomerase: MSKTRVKFETNQGTIEFKLYPDFAPKACENFTTHVENGYYDGIIFHRVIPEFMVQCGDPTGTGRGGESIWGKPFEDECTTDLRFDKTGILAMANAGPGTNGSQFFITTAKTPWLNMRHTIFGEVVEGYNIVQAIEGVATDGGDKPIEEQKIVKATVIE; the protein is encoded by the coding sequence ATGAGCAAAACCCGCGTTAAATTCGAAACGAATCAGGGAACAATCGAGTTCAAACTCTATCCGGACTTCGCTCCGAAAGCGTGTGAGAATTTTACCACGCACGTAGAAAACGGCTACTACGATGGAATCATCTTCCACCGAGTCATACCGGAATTCATGGTTCAATGTGGTGACCCCACAGGAACCGGACGAGGCGGTGAATCAATCTGGGGTAAGCCTTTTGAAGATGAATGCACGACAGACCTGCGCTTCGACAAAACTGGCATTCTAGCCATGGCCAACGCTGGTCCCGGAACAAACGGCAGCCAGTTTTTCATCACAACGGCTAAAACTCCTTGGCTCAATATGCGCCACACAATATTTGGCGAGGTCGTTGAAGGCTATAATATTGTGCAGGCCATCGAAGGGGTTGCCACCGATGGTGGAGACAAACCCATCGAGGAGCAGAAGATCGTCAAAGCAACCGTGATAGAATAA
- a CDS encoding aminopeptidase: MSYQPSEELLEKYADVMINFALNGGEGVKNGEVVQLRVSEVAKPLLVTLRRAVLKAGAHPIIFYTPDEFAREHYELASDEQLSFFPKKFLKGLVDEIDHTVAVLSETDKKELDGIDSGKIMAAQKALKPYMDWRREKEGAGEYTWTLCMYGTQAMADEVDLSLEEYWDEIVKACYLDDPQPAEKWKALYKDLYEYKDRLDALPIEKLHIEAPDTDLWITIGDNRKWLGGSGRNVPSFELFISPDWRGTEGKIQFTEPLYRYGNLIKDAYLEFKDGRVVKATASAGEDILKEMIAVENADKVGEFSLTDRRFSRITKFMGETLFDENVGGENGNTHIAVGAAYRDSYTGDQSNVSEEEWESMGYNNSVVHTDIVATSNRLVTAYLKDGSNRVIYKDGEYQV, translated from the coding sequence ATGAGCTATCAGCCGAGCGAAGAGTTATTGGAAAAATACGCGGATGTTATGATCAACTTCGCGTTGAATGGTGGAGAAGGCGTCAAAAATGGCGAAGTCGTTCAACTTCGGGTCTCAGAAGTGGCCAAACCACTACTGGTTACGTTGCGACGAGCCGTATTGAAAGCGGGTGCCCATCCGATCATATTTTACACGCCGGACGAATTTGCCCGGGAGCATTATGAATTGGCGAGCGATGAGCAACTGAGCTTCTTCCCGAAGAAGTTCCTTAAAGGTCTTGTCGATGAGATAGACCACACGGTTGCCGTGCTCTCGGAAACCGATAAAAAGGAGCTCGATGGAATCGACAGTGGCAAAATTATGGCCGCTCAGAAGGCGTTGAAGCCTTACATGGATTGGCGGCGCGAAAAAGAAGGTGCGGGCGAGTATACCTGGACGCTTTGCATGTATGGAACCCAGGCGATGGCGGATGAGGTGGATCTGAGCTTGGAGGAATATTGGGATGAGATTGTCAAAGCATGCTACCTTGATGATCCCCAGCCCGCCGAAAAGTGGAAAGCGCTCTATAAGGACTTGTACGAGTACAAGGATCGGCTGGACGCTCTACCGATTGAAAAGCTCCATATCGAGGCACCAGATACGGATCTGTGGATCACGATCGGTGATAATCGAAAATGGCTGGGTGGCTCGGGTCGAAACGTTCCCAGCTTTGAATTGTTTATTTCCCCGGATTGGCGGGGTACAGAAGGTAAAATCCAGTTTACCGAGCCGCTTTATCGTTACGGTAATCTGATAAAGGATGCGTATTTGGAGTTTAAGGACGGACGGGTTGTTAAGGCTACGGCTTCTGCAGGCGAAGACATTCTGAAAGAAATGATCGCCGTTGAGAACGCGGACAAAGTGGGCGAGTTCTCGCTTACGGATCGCCGTTTTTCCAGAATCACAAAATTCATGGGAGAAACGCTTTTTGACGAGAATGTGGGCGGAGAGAATGGTAATACTCACATTGCAGTGGGGGCTGCCTACCGAGATTCCTACACCGGGGATCAATCAAACGTTTCTGAAGAAGAATGGGAGTCTATGGGGTACAATAATTCCGTTGTCCACACCGACATCGTGGCAACTTCCAATAGATTGGTGACTGCTTACTTGAAAGACGGCTCGAACCGGGTGATCTACAAAGACGGAGAGTATCAGGTATAG
- a CDS encoding sulfatase family protein — protein MRILIPLIPLLTSISYAAEKNIIFIVTDDQSPTLGCYGDPVAISPAVDSLAQDGTLFKRAYATTASCSASRSVILSGLHNHFNGQFGHQHAYHKFASFHNVVALSLPRVLSNAGYRTGQIGKYHLAPEEVYRFDTYLKGNARNAKQMASVAKNFITADDEKPFFLYFATSDPHRGGGDDASYPGRHKPNFFGNLPNKAAYEGVDEVFFDPNKIPVPPFLPDTPESRSELAHYYQSCARIDQGIAELIKILKESDLYDKTLIVFTSDHGMAFAGAKTTVFEAGLHVPFIVRNPYEKKRGIESYAMISHADITPSLVDFAQALDREKNQPKNFVKADAYWKNKDYVAKDNRGHRPYTSYHGDSWIPILGKKNASHHKTMFASHTFHEITMYYPMRTVWDGKYKLIWNIASGLPYPFASDLWASSTWQAQLEKGDDALYGYMSVGSYVDRPAFELYNVTENRYEEVNLASNPEYSKILESMKAKLKAFQKATNDPWISKWEYE, from the coding sequence ATGCGTATTCTAATTCCCCTCATCCCCCTCCTTACTTCGATCTCCTACGCGGCAGAAAAAAATATCATCTTCATCGTAACCGATGACCAGAGCCCAACACTCGGTTGCTATGGAGACCCGGTTGCCATCTCACCGGCAGTCGATTCCCTCGCCCAGGACGGCACGCTATTCAAAAGAGCCTATGCCACAACCGCCAGTTGCTCAGCAAGCCGGTCCGTCATTCTTTCCGGACTCCATAACCACTTCAACGGGCAGTTCGGACACCAGCACGCCTACCACAAATTCGCCAGCTTTCACAACGTGGTCGCCCTCTCCTTACCACGCGTTTTGTCTAACGCAGGCTACCGCACCGGACAAATCGGCAAGTATCATTTGGCGCCGGAAGAAGTCTACCGATTCGATACCTACCTCAAAGGAAATGCTCGCAATGCGAAGCAAATGGCATCTGTCGCCAAAAACTTCATCACGGCAGATGACGAGAAACCGTTTTTCCTTTATTTTGCGACTTCCGATCCGCATCGCGGTGGGGGAGACGACGCGTCCTATCCCGGGAGGCATAAACCGAATTTCTTTGGCAACCTTCCGAACAAGGCCGCTTACGAAGGCGTGGACGAGGTCTTCTTCGATCCCAACAAGATTCCGGTTCCCCCATTCCTACCCGACACGCCCGAATCACGCAGCGAGCTGGCCCACTACTATCAAAGCTGCGCTCGTATTGACCAGGGCATCGCTGAGCTGATCAAAATTCTGAAAGAATCGGATCTCTATGATAAGACCCTAATCGTTTTTACCTCGGATCACGGCATGGCATTTGCAGGAGCTAAGACCACCGTTTTCGAAGCCGGACTCCATGTCCCCTTCATCGTTCGCAACCCGTACGAGAAAAAGCGAGGTATCGAATCCTATGCTATGATCAGCCACGCCGACATCACTCCGTCATTGGTGGATTTTGCCCAGGCGCTCGATCGCGAGAAGAACCAGCCTAAAAACTTCGTGAAAGCAGATGCGTATTGGAAGAACAAGGACTACGTGGCGAAGGACAATCGCGGACATCGCCCCTACACCAGCTACCATGGTGATTCCTGGATTCCAATTCTCGGAAAGAAAAACGCCTCTCACCACAAGACGATGTTCGCCTCCCACACATTCCACGAAATCACAATGTACTACCCGATGCGGACCGTATGGGATGGCAAGTACAAGCTCATCTGGAATATCGCTTCCGGACTCCCCTACCCATTCGCGAGCGACCTTTGGGCATCTTCCACGTGGCAAGCTCAACTCGAGAAAGGGGACGACGCCCTCTACGGCTACATGAGTGTCGGCTCCTACGTCGATCGTCCTGCGTTCGAACTCTACAACGTCACTGAGAACCGCTACGAAGAAGTGAATCTCGCCAGCAACCCTGAATATTCCAAAATCCTCGAATCGATGAAAGCCAAGTTAAAAGCATTTCAGAAAGCGACCAACGACCCTTGGATCAGCAAGTGGGAATACGAGTAG
- a CDS encoding GvpL/GvpF family gas vesicle protein, with the protein MSIYLYGFTLADAPHRLERLEGVDERNVFMVTIGEVSALVSNYGGGRFEVRGKDIFAHQQVIRALNDEASIIPLEFGLTLKNLSMVENVIRSNHDHLKCELSRIFSKVEMEVLLRFATADLFKFMVAKYPFLKDERFKFAKGRLLYSLGDRARKGEKFEIALKKEKEIFASQVKALIGPWCAEIALSKTAYKERDVATFNCLVNRERLKVFENSIYDAAEKFCGDLLFTFNGPWAPQHFCNLSKISYA; encoded by the coding sequence ATGAGCATCTACCTATATGGATTCACCTTGGCAGACGCGCCTCATCGCCTAGAGAGGCTGGAAGGCGTGGACGAGCGGAATGTGTTCATGGTTACGATAGGAGAAGTTTCGGCTCTGGTCAGCAACTATGGCGGCGGTCGATTCGAGGTTCGGGGAAAGGACATTTTTGCCCATCAGCAAGTGATTCGTGCGTTGAACGATGAGGCGAGTATCATACCGCTGGAGTTTGGACTCACGTTGAAGAACCTTTCCATGGTAGAGAATGTGATCCGGTCGAATCACGATCATTTAAAGTGCGAACTCTCCCGTATCTTTAGTAAAGTGGAGATGGAAGTGTTGCTTCGATTTGCGACGGCAGACTTATTCAAGTTCATGGTGGCCAAGTACCCATTCTTGAAAGACGAGCGATTCAAGTTCGCGAAAGGGCGCTTACTCTACAGTTTGGGTGACCGGGCCAGAAAGGGAGAGAAATTTGAAATCGCTCTGAAAAAGGAGAAGGAGATTTTCGCTAGTCAAGTAAAGGCGCTCATCGGTCCCTGGTGCGCTGAGATCGCTCTGAGCAAAACCGCTTACAAGGAGCGGGACGTGGCTACCTTTAATTGCCTCGTGAATCGGGAACGGCTCAAGGTATTCGAAAACTCAATATACGATGCCGCCGAGAAATTCTGCGGTGATTTGCTGTTCACTTTCAATGGCCCTTGGGCGCCGCAGCATTTCTGCAATCTTAGCAAGATCTCCTACGCTTAG
- a CDS encoding PHP domain-containing protein, with protein MFAAYHNHTTLSEGKTSVSERYDAAFGKGVRDLGISDHFCVFPDGSTRPWSMVSSKVDEYISEIRSYNRGPSAFAKIGLEIEWFTDHHSILPPLIEGLELDFRMGSLHHVGEAFFDDCFSPKRSEEDRLEMWRK; from the coding sequence ATGTTCGCTGCCTACCACAATCATACTACGCTGAGCGAAGGGAAAACTTCCGTATCGGAAAGGTACGATGCAGCCTTCGGCAAGGGGGTCCGCGATCTAGGGATTTCGGATCACTTTTGCGTTTTTCCAGACGGATCGACTCGCCCTTGGTCTATGGTTTCATCTAAGGTTGACGAATACATATCGGAGATCCGTTCGTATAATAGGGGCCCTTCGGCTTTCGCTAAAATCGGCCTTGAGATTGAATGGTTTACGGATCATCACAGTATCTTACCTCCCCTCATCGAAGGACTCGAACTGGACTTTAGAATGGGTTCACTCCATCATGTGGGCGAAGCGTTTTTTGACGATTGCTTCTCTCCAAAAAGAAGCGAAGAAGACCGCCTTGAAATGTGGAGAAAATAA
- a CDS encoding HAD family hydrolase, producing MIRALIFDLDQTLVDRDSTFLNFVTKQYERFESQLSTIDQRRYIDYLVDNENNGYRSKDALYPLLCKELNLEVDPQELLEDFWQFYGDDPILFPGVPETLSQLEPNYSLGIITNGRSHGQRRKIENSGIAGHFRSIKVSEEEGIKKPDIRIFRACVAELILQPNECLFIGDNPEVDIEGAKSAGLYAIWIRNDRFPPPTDCDGSIDQVEELIELLSQESESGASFVGNPSTR from the coding sequence ATGATTCGAGCACTAATATTCGATCTCGACCAGACCCTCGTCGACCGTGATTCGACTTTTCTCAACTTCGTCACAAAACAGTATGAACGATTCGAAAGCCAGCTCTCGACCATCGACCAGAGGAGATACATTGACTATTTAGTCGACAACGAAAACAATGGCTACCGCTCCAAAGACGCTCTCTATCCGCTTCTCTGCAAGGAGCTGAATCTTGAAGTCGATCCTCAAGAGCTACTCGAAGACTTTTGGCAATTTTACGGTGACGATCCCATTCTCTTTCCAGGCGTTCCTGAAACTCTATCTCAACTGGAGCCAAACTATTCGCTCGGAATCATTACCAACGGTAGGAGTCACGGACAAAGGCGAAAGATCGAAAATTCCGGCATAGCTGGACACTTTAGATCCATCAAAGTCTCCGAAGAAGAAGGTATCAAGAAGCCGGATATTAGAATCTTCCGTGCTTGTGTAGCAGAACTCATCCTACAGCCAAACGAATGCCTCTTCATAGGAGACAACCCAGAGGTGGACATTGAAGGAGCCAAAAGCGCAGGTCTTTACGCAATCTGGATTCGCAACGATCGCTTTCCACCTCCCACTGACTGTGATGGCAGCATAGACCAGGTCGAAGAGCTAATAGAGCTACTTTCCCAAGAATCAGAATCGGGAGCAAGCTTCGTAGGGAATCCTTCAACACGATAA